The Thiogranum longum genome includes a region encoding these proteins:
- a CDS encoding nitric oxide reductase activation protein NorD → MEEWVGQLWHNMITRAARQTYPQAAVSLDEIRRPAAMLFRALGGDGGLRIETANQTETGARRSLLSRIAGSNDRTELAWRDEDTLRLPARIAWFPERTLNRELYLWLAALAARSTQQHGEWLQENAAASTTLLVSHPGLRKRYQRLVEAHLEQRPDPRKLKNDEAEQERAIRHALLQPQDVTAPLPPAAVSPLPVPLWLHPDPPLTAAGSPPAREDDNSDEDTQQQHSEQVDSGKRRRGERVDTPEGKGGLLAFRLESLFTRAEFVNVDRTTEENEDEDAGSALEDMEVVSVAHDRGRVASRLRFDLDLPPEDNDDLYLGEGIALPEWDYRKQILQPDHCRLQRMQARDAEPSPLPQHLQLKARRLRRLFEAFKPKRQWLNAQADGSELDLNALIDHATDRLRGIKSTEASLYRRFENAERDLSCLLLADLSLSTDAHVNNKQRIIDVIRDSLFLFSEALQATGDRFALYGFSSRRRDHVRFHVLKDFTSHYDNQVRGRIQAIRPGYYTRMGAAIRHATNLIDREPSRQKLLLLLTDGKPNDLDKYEGRYGVEDTRKAVHEALERGVRPFCVTIDEKAGDYLPYLFGSASYILVRNASELPSKLPLLYARLTSE, encoded by the coding sequence ATGGAGGAATGGGTCGGCCAGCTGTGGCACAACATGATTACCCGCGCGGCGCGGCAAACATACCCGCAAGCCGCTGTCAGCCTCGATGAAATCCGTCGCCCGGCTGCAATGCTGTTCAGGGCGCTGGGCGGTGATGGCGGCTTGCGTATCGAAACCGCTAACCAAACCGAAACCGGCGCACGCAGAAGCCTGCTCAGCCGTATCGCGGGCAGTAACGACCGCACTGAACTGGCCTGGCGCGATGAAGACACCCTGCGCCTGCCGGCACGCATTGCCTGGTTTCCCGAGCGCACACTCAATCGCGAGCTGTACCTGTGGCTGGCGGCACTGGCCGCACGCAGCACGCAACAGCACGGCGAATGGCTACAGGAAAATGCAGCGGCCAGTACCACACTGCTGGTATCCCACCCCGGGCTGAGAAAGCGTTACCAGCGACTGGTCGAGGCACACCTCGAACAACGGCCCGATCCCCGCAAGCTTAAAAATGACGAAGCCGAACAGGAACGGGCGATCCGGCATGCCCTGCTACAGCCGCAGGATGTTACCGCACCACTTCCTCCTGCGGCCGTCTCACCACTGCCGGTTCCCCTGTGGCTACACCCCGACCCACCGCTTACCGCTGCAGGATCTCCGCCGGCCCGGGAAGATGACAACAGCGATGAGGATACACAGCAACAACACAGCGAACAGGTCGATTCCGGTAAACGCCGCCGCGGCGAACGTGTCGATACACCGGAGGGTAAAGGCGGCCTGCTGGCGTTCCGGCTGGAAAGCCTGTTTACCCGTGCTGAGTTTGTCAATGTCGATCGCACTACGGAAGAAAACGAGGATGAAGACGCCGGTTCGGCTCTGGAAGATATGGAGGTGGTCAGTGTAGCGCATGACCGTGGCCGTGTGGCTTCACGCCTGCGCTTTGATCTCGACCTGCCCCCGGAGGACAACGACGATCTTTACCTCGGTGAGGGTATTGCCCTGCCCGAATGGGACTATCGTAAACAGATACTGCAACCGGATCACTGCCGCCTGCAACGCATGCAGGCACGTGACGCGGAGCCATCCCCCCTGCCGCAACACCTCCAGCTCAAGGCACGACGCCTGCGCAGGCTATTCGAGGCCTTCAAACCAAAACGCCAGTGGCTGAATGCCCAGGCCGACGGCAGTGAGCTGGACCTTAATGCCCTGATCGACCATGCAACAGACCGCTTGCGGGGCATTAAAAGCACCGAGGCCAGCCTCTACCGCCGTTTTGAAAATGCCGAGCGCGATCTTTCCTGCCTGCTGCTCGCCGACCTGTCACTGTCGACCGATGCACATGTCAATAATAAACAACGTATCATCGACGTGATCCGTGACAGCCTGTTCCTGTTTTCCGAAGCCTTGCAGGCAACCGGTGACCGCTTTGCCCTGTATGGATTCTCCTCGCGTCGACGTGACCACGTCCGCTTCCATGTACTGAAAGACTTTACATCGCACTACGACAACCAGGTTCGTGGCCGTATACAGGCCATACGACCGGGCTACTACACACGCATGGGTGCCGCCATTCGCCATGCCACCAACCTGATAGACAGGGAGCCGTCCCGGCAAAAGCTGTTACTGTTGCTCACGGATGGCAAACCCAATGACCTGGACAAGTATGAGGGTCGTTATGGCGTGGAAGATACACGCAAGGCCGTGCACGAAGCACTGGAGCGTGGCGTGCGCCCTTTCTGTGTCACCATTGACGAGAAGGCCGGTGATTACCTGCCTTACCTGTTTGGCAGCGCGTCCTATATCCTGGTGCGCAATGCCAGCGAACTTCCGTCAAAATTGCCGCTGTTGTATGCACGCCTGACCAGCGAATAG
- a CDS encoding 4Fe-4S binding protein, which produces MNRTQRQRLFWRSAFFALFVLAPPLDLFRLDLYQGHFIFLGMPWTLGVHDAGTVQASVNLVLRVFVPLLTLIGFGLWLSWRYGRLYCGWLCPHFSVVEAINSLMRRASGKVTLWQREPLPEVQRDGTEIHPRKTAWVAVMLAIAGFSLLWAVTFLTYLLPPDEVWGNLVRGELTRNQFIFITAATLLLTIEFSFARHLFCRYGCAVGLFQSLVWMANHKALVVGFNRARAADCASCDASCEHACPMRLQPRQIKRKMFTCTQCQQCVQACERVNLPKGKPGLLTMLDGQCALDVSERDFGRRPDVPASCFPKVPTDGG; this is translated from the coding sequence ATGAACCGCACACAACGACAAAGGCTGTTCTGGCGCAGCGCCTTCTTTGCCCTGTTTGTGCTGGCACCACCGCTGGATCTTTTTCGCCTGGACCTCTACCAGGGGCACTTTATTTTCCTCGGTATGCCCTGGACACTCGGCGTGCATGATGCCGGCACCGTGCAGGCCAGTGTCAATCTTGTATTGCGTGTCTTCGTACCACTGCTGACCCTGATCGGTTTCGGCCTGTGGCTGTCGTGGCGTTACGGGCGACTCTATTGTGGCTGGCTATGCCCGCACTTCTCCGTGGTCGAGGCCATTAACAGCCTGATGCGACGTGCCAGCGGAAAAGTGACCCTGTGGCAGCGCGAGCCGTTGCCGGAGGTGCAACGGGATGGTACGGAAATTCACCCGCGTAAAACGGCATGGGTAGCGGTTATGCTGGCGATCGCTGGCTTCTCGTTACTGTGGGCGGTGACTTTTCTGACATACCTGCTGCCACCGGACGAAGTCTGGGGGAATCTGGTACGCGGTGAACTGACCCGCAACCAGTTTATTTTTATCACGGCTGCCACCTTGCTGCTGACGATTGAATTCAGTTTTGCCCGCCACCTGTTCTGCCGCTACGGTTGCGCCGTGGGCCTGTTCCAGAGCCTGGTGTGGATGGCCAACCACAAAGCTCTGGTGGTCGGCTTTAACCGCGCCCGTGCCGCGGACTGCGCGAGCTGCGACGCTTCCTGTGAGCATGCCTGCCCGATGCGCCTGCAACCACGCCAGATCAAACGAAAAATGTTTACCTGCACCCAGTGCCAGCAGTGCGTACAGGCCTGTGAGCGGGTCAACCTGCCAAAGGGGAAACCTGGCCTGCTGACCATGCTGGACGGCCAGTGTGCGCTGGACGTTTCCGAGCGTGACTTCGGGCGTCGTCCCGATGTGCCGGCCAGTTGCTTCCCCAAAGTACCAACGGACGGCGGCTGA
- a CDS encoding CbbQ/NirQ/NorQ/GpvN family protein, producing MVTEVTQFPASGEELPFYQPQNREVELFSYAWRNQLPMLLKGPTGCGKTRFVEHMAARLGRPLYTVACHDDLTAADLVGRHLIGDGSTYWNDGPLTRAVREGAICYLDEVVEARKDTTVVLHPLSDNRRILPIERTGETLHAPPEFMLVVSYNPGYQNMLKGMKPSTRQRFVSARFDFPDAQTEQEIVVRETGIGPELARRLVELAHGLRALKDHDIEESASTRLLIYTAQLIRDGFEATEACRAALIEPLTDDEATVEALMDVVQASFGD from the coding sequence ATGGTAACCGAAGTGACTCAATTTCCGGCCTCTGGCGAGGAGCTGCCTTTCTACCAGCCACAGAATCGCGAGGTGGAACTGTTTAGCTACGCCTGGCGCAACCAGCTGCCGATGCTGCTCAAGGGGCCGACCGGTTGTGGCAAGACACGGTTTGTCGAGCACATGGCGGCTCGACTGGGGCGTCCGTTATACACGGTTGCATGCCATGATGACCTGACCGCGGCGGACCTGGTCGGACGCCACCTGATTGGCGACGGTTCCACCTACTGGAATGACGGCCCGTTGACCCGCGCCGTGCGTGAAGGAGCCATCTGCTATCTCGACGAGGTTGTCGAGGCGCGCAAGGACACAACTGTCGTATTGCACCCGCTCTCGGATAACCGGCGCATCCTGCCTATCGAGCGTACCGGTGAAACGCTGCACGCACCCCCGGAGTTCATGCTGGTGGTTTCCTACAATCCCGGCTACCAGAACATGCTCAAGGGTATGAAACCATCCACCCGCCAGCGCTTTGTCTCTGCACGTTTCGACTTCCCGGACGCGCAAACCGAGCAGGAGATCGTGGTGCGTGAAACCGGTATCGGGCCGGAACTTGCCAGGCGCCTGGTCGAGCTCGCCCACGGCCTGCGCGCCCTGAAAGACCACGATATCGAGGAATCAGCCTCTACCCGCCTGCTGATCTATACCGCACAGCTGATACGAGACGGTTTTGAAGCCACGGAAGCCTGCCGCGCCGCCCTCATCGAACCGCTCACCGATGACGAGGCCACCGTAGAAGCTCTGATGGATGTGGTACAGGCCAGTTTCGGAGACTGA
- a CDS encoding cytochrome C oxidase subunit IV family protein: MSCTEMDRIAYKGLQVWLILVALTLVTYAAGRAGLGGRLVITGLLLSVVVKGQLIADHFMGLRDVRNPWRWIVTGWLLVVVTLIGVAFTLGES; the protein is encoded by the coding sequence ATGTCCTGCACTGAAATGGACAGGATAGCTTACAAGGGATTGCAGGTATGGCTGATCCTGGTGGCGCTAACGCTGGTGACCTATGCCGCAGGACGAGCCGGCCTGGGTGGTCGACTGGTGATTACCGGACTGCTGCTGTCGGTGGTCGTGAAAGGACAGTTGATTGCAGATCATTTTATGGGCCTGAGGGACGTACGCAACCCCTGGCGCTGGATCGTAACGGGCTGGCTGCTGGTCGTGGTAACGTTGATCGGTGTAGCCTTTACCCTGGGAGAAAGCTGA
- a CDS encoding cytochrome c oxidase subunit 3 family protein gives MEAIASHPAVREKSSLPGDFAIWIFIYAELLVFGVFFLAYAFTRARHVELFNTFQQTLDRESGAINTLVLITSSYFVVMAVNAIRRNAARRCSLWLTLAILSGSVFVFLKLAEFSAKQAEGVTLSTNTFYMFYLSLTFFHFMHVLMGMVILSVVAVKAYRGDYSAQQHTGVETGASYWHMVDLVWIVLFPLVYVLH, from the coding sequence ATGGAAGCGATCGCCAGTCACCCGGCTGTTCGGGAAAAAAGCAGTCTGCCGGGTGATTTCGCGATCTGGATATTTATCTACGCCGAACTGCTGGTGTTCGGCGTTTTTTTTCTGGCCTATGCTTTCACACGTGCGCGGCATGTCGAACTCTTCAATACCTTTCAGCAGACGCTGGATCGTGAAAGCGGTGCTATTAACACCCTGGTACTGATCACCTCCAGTTACTTTGTGGTAATGGCGGTCAATGCCATACGCCGTAACGCAGCACGTCGCTGCAGCCTGTGGCTAACACTGGCTATACTCAGTGGGAGCGTATTTGTTTTCCTGAAACTGGCCGAATTTTCCGCCAAACAGGCAGAAGGCGTGACACTCAGCACCAACACCTTCTACATGTTCTACCTGTCACTGACCTTCTTTCATTTCATGCACGTGTTAATGGGAATGGTCATTCTGTCAGTGGTCGCCGTGAAAGCCTACCGGGGCGACTACAGCGCGCAGCAACACACCGGTGTCGAGACGGGCGCATCCTACTGGCACATGGTAGACCTGGTGTGGATTGTGCTGTTTCCACTGGTCTATGTCCTGCACTGA
- a CDS encoding cbb3-type cytochrome c oxidase subunit I, translating to MKYSSQAVAKLYFIAAIGLFVGQILFGVILGLQYVIGDFLFPEIPFNVARMVHTNLLIVWLLFGFMGASYYLVPEEAERELHSPLLAKVLFWIFLVAGALTILGYLLVPYARLAELTMNDLLPTMGREFLEQPTITKIGIVIVALGFLYNIGMTILAGRKTVVNLVLLTGLVGLAVFFLFSFYVPDNLVTDKYFWWWVVHLWVEGVWELILGAILAFVLIKVTGVDREVIEKWLYVIIAMTLITGVIGTGHHFYWIGTPEYWQWWGSIFSAMEPIPFFMMTVFAFNMVNRRRREHPNKAAVLWALGTAVMAFLGAGVWGFLHTLAPVNYYTHGTQITAAHGHMAFYGAYVMIVLTIISYAMPKLRGQEAANPRAQVVEMWSFWLMTVSMVFITLFLTGAGVLQVWMQRYTEVPEAFMVVQEKIAIFYWLRELAGVVFLLGLILYVISFFVKGGEREMATDNVANTA from the coding sequence ATGAAATATTCTTCACAAGCTGTTGCCAAACTTTACTTTATCGCAGCCATCGGCCTGTTCGTGGGACAGATTCTGTTCGGCGTCATTCTCGGACTGCAGTATGTCATCGGTGATTTCCTGTTTCCGGAGATCCCTTTCAACGTTGCCCGAATGGTGCATACCAACCTGTTGATCGTCTGGTTGCTGTTCGGCTTTATGGGCGCGTCCTATTACCTGGTGCCGGAAGAAGCAGAGCGTGAACTGCACAGCCCGTTACTGGCGAAAGTGCTGTTCTGGATATTCCTGGTCGCCGGCGCGCTGACCATTCTGGGTTATCTGCTGGTGCCTTATGCGAGGCTGGCCGAACTCACCATGAACGACCTGCTGCCGACCATGGGACGCGAGTTCCTGGAGCAGCCGACGATTACCAAGATCGGTATCGTGATTGTCGCGCTGGGCTTCCTGTATAACATCGGCATGACCATACTGGCAGGCCGCAAGACCGTGGTTAACCTGGTATTGCTCACTGGTCTGGTCGGCCTGGCAGTGTTCTTCCTGTTCTCCTTCTACGTACCGGACAATCTGGTCACCGACAAGTACTTCTGGTGGTGGGTTGTCCATCTGTGGGTGGAAGGTGTCTGGGAACTGATCCTCGGCGCCATCCTGGCCTTTGTGCTGATCAAGGTCACCGGTGTTGACCGTGAGGTCATCGAGAAATGGCTGTATGTGATTATCGCCATGACCCTGATCACCGGTGTTATCGGTACCGGTCACCACTTCTACTGGATCGGTACGCCCGAATACTGGCAGTGGTGGGGATCGATCTTCTCCGCCATGGAACCGATTCCGTTCTTCATGATGACGGTATTCGCCTTCAATATGGTCAATCGCCGTCGCCGCGAGCATCCCAACAAGGCGGCCGTGCTCTGGGCGCTGGGAACGGCGGTCATGGCATTCCTGGGCGCGGGCGTATGGGGGTTCCTGCATACACTGGCCCCGGTGAACTACTATACTCACGGCACACAGATCACCGCAGCACACGGGCATATGGCCTTCTATGGCGCCTACGTGATGATCGTGCTGACCATCATTTCCTATGCCATGCCCAAACTGCGCGGCCAGGAAGCCGCCAACCCGCGCGCGCAGGTGGTAGAGATGTGGTCGTTCTGGCTGATGACCGTGTCGATGGTGTTTATCACCCTGTTCCTCACCGGCGCCGGCGTGTTGCAGGTGTGGATGCAGCGTTACACAGAAGTACCGGAAGCGTTCATGGTCGTTCAGGAGAAGATCGCCATTTTCTACTGGTTACGTGAACTCGCCGGTGTTGTGTTCCTGCTCGGCCTGATCCTGTATGTCATCTCATTCTTCGTCAAAGGTGGCGAGCGTGAGATGGCGACCGACAATGTGGCCAACACCGCCTGA
- a CDS encoding c-type cytochrome, which translates to MSDVFTKSMARNIYYGGSVFFFLLFLALTFDTLGEVPNRDNHEAITEQVALGKRVWEQNDCIGCHTLLGEGAYFAPELGNVYKRFGNSTDAIVAFIKSRPVDGIPGRRSMPQFNLSDEELEAVAAFLKYASEINTDNWPPNIQG; encoded by the coding sequence ATGAGTGATGTATTCACAAAAAGCATGGCGAGGAATATCTACTACGGGGGAAGTGTGTTTTTCTTCCTGCTGTTCCTCGCACTAACGTTCGACACCCTGGGCGAAGTCCCGAATCGCGACAACCACGAGGCCATCACGGAACAGGTTGCCCTGGGCAAGAGAGTGTGGGAACAGAACGACTGTATCGGGTGCCATACCCTGCTGGGTGAGGGCGCCTATTTCGCACCGGAGCTGGGCAATGTCTACAAGCGCTTCGGCAACTCGACCGATGCCATCGTGGCCTTCATCAAGAGTCGCCCGGTAGACGGGATCCCCGGTCGCCGCAGCATGCCGCAATTCAACCTGTCGGATGAAGAGCTGGAGGCAGTCGCCGCCTTCCTGAAGTATGCCAGCGAAATCAATACCGATAACTGGCCACCGAACATCCAGGGCTGA
- a CDS encoding nitrite reductase has product MKRIVLACSTFLLLTSGPARADAAPDAPKLFQSQCARCHGDNRLGAMGPALLPENLHRLRKNKAAGVIANGLPATQMPAFGKKLTDTQITTLVDYIYSPPEHPPVWGEKEIRASHIVYPAAEQASPSDKPVYDADPLNLFLVVEAGDHHVTVLDGDRLEPIKRFKSRFALHGGPKFSSTGRYVYFASRDGWITKYDMYRLEVIAEIRAGINTRNAAVSADDRYVMVGNYLPHSLVLLDAKDLSLIKIIDVKDDFGHSSRVSAVYTAPPRQSFVVALKDLKEVWEISYADDPEPVYNGLMHDYQLKEGLAETGRFPVRRIRLNDYLDDFFFDPSYEHLIGAARNARNGQVVNLLVGRKIADIDLSGMPHLGSGITWKYADTRVLATPNLKDGVVTIIDMHNWKTIKKINTDGPGFFLRSHENTPYAWVDVFVGPHRDEVHVIDKKTLEIVKTLKPVPGKTSGHVEFTRDGKKALLSIWEKDGAIIVYDASTLKEIKRLPMSKPVGKYNVYNKITRSEGTSH; this is encoded by the coding sequence TTGAAGCGGATCGTCCTCGCCTGCTCAACGTTTCTGCTGCTGACATCGGGACCGGCCCGGGCCGACGCTGCGCCTGATGCGCCAAAACTGTTTCAGTCACAGTGCGCCCGTTGCCACGGTGATAACCGCCTGGGCGCCATGGGTCCCGCCCTGCTGCCGGAGAACCTGCACCGCCTGCGCAAAAACAAGGCTGCCGGTGTAATTGCCAACGGCCTGCCCGCCACACAGATGCCGGCCTTTGGCAAAAAACTGACTGACACACAAATCACCACGCTGGTCGACTACATTTATTCACCGCCGGAACACCCCCCGGTGTGGGGCGAGAAGGAAATCCGCGCCAGCCATATTGTCTACCCGGCGGCTGAACAGGCAAGCCCGTCCGACAAGCCGGTGTATGACGCCGACCCGCTGAACCTGTTCCTGGTGGTAGAAGCCGGCGACCACCATGTCACGGTACTCGATGGCGACCGCCTGGAACCCATTAAACGTTTCAAATCACGCTTTGCCCTGCACGGCGGCCCCAAATTTTCTTCTACCGGACGTTATGTGTATTTTGCCTCGCGCGATGGCTGGATCACCAAGTACGATATGTACCGGCTGGAAGTCATCGCCGAAATACGCGCCGGTATCAATACCCGTAATGCAGCCGTGTCTGCGGACGACCGCTATGTCATGGTCGGAAACTACCTGCCGCACAGCCTGGTGCTGCTGGACGCGAAAGATCTCAGCCTGATCAAAATCATTGATGTTAAAGATGACTTCGGCCACAGCTCACGTGTCAGTGCCGTGTATACTGCACCACCCCGGCAGAGTTTTGTAGTCGCACTGAAAGACCTGAAGGAAGTCTGGGAGATCAGCTACGCCGATGATCCGGAGCCGGTCTATAACGGTCTGATGCACGACTACCAGTTGAAAGAAGGCCTGGCCGAAACCGGGCGCTTCCCGGTACGGCGCATCCGTCTGAATGATTATCTGGATGATTTTTTCTTCGACCCCTCCTATGAACACCTGATCGGTGCGGCGCGGAACGCCCGTAACGGCCAGGTGGTCAACCTGCTGGTCGGGCGCAAGATTGCCGATATCGACCTGTCCGGTATGCCCCACCTCGGGTCCGGCATCACCTGGAAATACGCTGACACGCGTGTACTGGCGACGCCCAACCTGAAAGACGGTGTGGTGACCATTATCGACATGCATAACTGGAAAACGATCAAAAAAATCAACACCGACGGCCCGGGATTCTTCCTGCGCAGTCATGAGAACACCCCTTACGCCTGGGTCGATGTGTTTGTCGGGCCACATCGCGACGAAGTCCACGTTATCGACAAGAAAACCCTGGAAATCGTAAAAACCCTGAAACCCGTGCCTGGCAAGACCTCCGGGCATGTCGAGTTCACCCGTGACGGCAAGAAAGCCCTGCTGAGTATCTGGGAAAAAGACGGTGCCATCATCGTCTACGATGCCAGCACGCTCAAAGAGATCAAGCGCCTGCCCATGAGCAAGCCGGTCGGGAAATACAACGTCTACAACAAAATCACCCGTTCTGAAGGCACCAGCCACTAA
- the nirJ gene encoding heme d1 biosynthesis radical SAM protein NirJ — protein MFRISQYMKELEQPLDNPVSRQPPGPVVIWNLVRRCNLTCKHCYSISADIDFPGELSTDEVFTTMDDLRNFGVPVLILSGGEPLLRPDIFDISRRAKEKGFYVGLSTNGTLINEGNIADIAAMNYDYVGISIDGIRETHDRFRQKEGAFEASMHAIRLCREAGIKVGMRFTPTQDNAHELPQMLDVMREEQVDKLYVSHLNYGGRGNRNRRSDVVHQATRRVMDLLFERCREDIQAGRSTEYVTGNNDADGVYLLQWVKRNLPERYDYLHQRLVQWGGNSSGVNIANIDNLGNVHPDTFWWNYNLGNVKERPFSEIWQDRNDPLMDGLKQSPRPLKGRCRVCHYQDVCGGNTRVRAFQLTGDPWWEDPACYLDDEELGISEADYSDDKPEPSELEIRTIRRAS, from the coding sequence ATGTTCCGCATATCACAGTACATGAAGGAACTTGAACAGCCGCTGGATAACCCGGTGTCACGCCAGCCGCCGGGGCCGGTGGTCATCTGGAACCTGGTGCGGCGCTGCAACCTGACCTGCAAGCACTGTTATTCCATTTCCGCTGACATTGATTTTCCCGGCGAGCTGTCTACCGATGAAGTCTTCACCACAATGGATGATCTTCGCAACTTCGGCGTGCCGGTACTGATCCTGTCCGGTGGTGAGCCACTGCTACGCCCGGATATTTTCGATATCTCACGGCGCGCAAAGGAGAAAGGCTTTTATGTCGGCCTGTCGACCAACGGCACCCTGATCAACGAAGGCAATATCGCTGACATCGCTGCCATGAACTATGACTATGTCGGCATCAGTATCGACGGTATCCGCGAAACACACGATCGCTTTCGCCAGAAAGAGGGTGCCTTCGAGGCTTCAATGCACGCCATCCGTCTGTGCCGTGAAGCCGGAATCAAGGTCGGCATGCGCTTTACGCCGACACAGGATAACGCCCACGAGCTGCCACAGATGCTGGATGTCATGCGCGAGGAGCAGGTCGACAAGCTGTATGTCTCACACCTGAACTACGGCGGGCGTGGTAACCGCAACCGGCGTTCGGACGTTGTCCACCAGGCTACCCGCCGGGTGATGGACCTGCTGTTCGAACGTTGCCGGGAAGATATCCAGGCCGGCCGGTCGACCGAGTATGTCACCGGTAACAACGATGCAGACGGTGTCTACCTGTTGCAATGGGTAAAACGTAACCTGCCGGAGCGCTATGATTACCTGCACCAGCGCCTGGTACAGTGGGGCGGTAACTCGTCCGGCGTCAACATCGCCAATATCGATAATCTTGGCAACGTACACCCCGACACCTTCTGGTGGAACTACAACCTGGGCAATGTAAAGGAAAGGCCGTTTTCTGAAATCTGGCAGGATCGCAACGACCCGTTGATGGACGGGCTGAAACAATCGCCGCGCCCACTGAAGGGACGTTGCCGGGTGTGCCATTACCAGGATGTCTGCGGCGGCAACACCCGCGTGCGAGCTTTCCAGCTGACCGGCGATCCCTGGTGGGAGGACCCGGCCTGTTACCTGGACGATGAGGAACTGGGTATCTCCGAAGCAGACTATAGCGACGACAAACCGGAACCGTCAGAACTTGAAATTCGCACCATAAGGCGGGCCAGTTGA
- a CDS encoding Lrp/AsnC family transcriptional regulator: MTDSAAHSEIIETPDDLDRRLVLATQAGLPLHARPWHWLATELGVEPEQVMARVQAMLEDGRIRRIGVLPNHYRLGYVANGMSVWDIPDDIIDDVGRQVGQLHSVSHCYQRPRHLPDWPYNLFAMVHGHDRQEVMEEVDAIADLLGERARSHDILFSTRILKKTGLRIGG; encoded by the coding sequence ATGACGGATTCTGCAGCACACAGTGAGATTATTGAAACGCCGGACGACCTGGACCGGCGGCTGGTGCTTGCCACCCAGGCCGGGCTGCCACTTCATGCAAGACCCTGGCACTGGCTGGCGACCGAACTCGGCGTCGAACCGGAGCAGGTCATGGCGCGCGTACAGGCCATGCTCGAAGATGGCCGTATCCGGCGTATCGGTGTACTGCCCAATCACTACCGGCTGGGGTATGTCGCAAACGGTATGTCAGTGTGGGATATACCCGATGATATTATCGACGATGTCGGTCGCCAGGTCGGGCAATTGCACAGTGTCAGCCACTGCTACCAGCGGCCACGGCATCTGCCGGACTGGCCCTATAACCTGTTCGCCATGGTGCATGGACACGACCGCCAGGAAGTCATGGAGGAAGTGGATGCGATTGCTGATCTGCTGGGTGAACGGGCGCGTAGCCATGATATCCTGTTCAGCACCCGCATCCTTAAAAAAACCGGCTTGAGAATAGGAGGCTGA
- a CDS encoding Lrp/AsnC family transcriptional regulator: MDDLDRRIINQLQGGFPVSARPYRDAARKLDTSESELITRIRCMLDDGLLTRFGPLFHAERMGGALSLCALKVPQARFDEVVGKVNSFPEVAHNYQREHEMNMWFVLATETPQQLDEAIQNIERCTGLEVYNFPKQTEYYVGLNLQV, translated from the coding sequence ATGGATGATCTCGATCGCCGCATCATTAATCAACTACAGGGCGGGTTCCCGGTCAGCGCACGCCCGTACCGGGATGCGGCGCGCAAACTGGATACCAGTGAGAGTGAGCTGATCACCCGTATCCGCTGCATGCTCGATGACGGACTGCTGACACGCTTCGGCCCGTTGTTTCATGCAGAACGTATGGGTGGGGCCCTGAGTCTTTGTGCACTGAAAGTGCCTCAGGCAAGATTTGATGAAGTGGTGGGAAAAGTAAACAGTTTCCCTGAAGTCGCGCACAACTACCAGCGCGAGCATGAAATGAATATGTGGTTCGTACTGGCCACTGAAACGCCACAACAACTGGACGAGGCCATTCAGAATATTGAACGCTGTACCGGTCTGGAAGTTTACAACTTCCCCAAGCAGACGGAGTACTACGTTGGTCTGAACCTTCAGGTATGA